From the Entomomonas sp. E2T0 genome, one window contains:
- a CDS encoding aldehyde dehydrogenase family protein encodes MKLLKELSESLQPQQKYQLLINGQWRDGASGKTFTSVNPATGEQLAVLAEADQTDVDLAVKSAWQAFPAWSKTSPAERSALLLKVADLLEKETERFATLETLDNGKPIRETMNVDVPASVDHFRYFAGVIRAQSDEADVIDEDTLSIVLSEPIGVVGQIIPWNFPLLMGAWKIAPALAAGNCIVIKPSRETSISLIELARVLNEVLPAGVVNVLTGSGATTGQYMLDHEGFSKLAFTGSTDIGYDVAKAAAEKLIPATLELGGKSANIVFEDAQMDKAVEGAAIGILFNQGQVCCAGSRLLVQRSIYDKFLEQLKAKFESVKVGDPLDPNTQMGCQINEKHMNKILSFVGVGTSQGARLLTGGERFGNEGAFVKPTAIVDCKPDMKISCEEVFGPVLAVIPFDTEEEAVKIANDSEFGLGGAVWSRDINRALRVAKGVRTGRMWVNCYNQLPAHAPFGGYKKSGIGRETHKMILEAYTQKKNIFISTSEKLTGLF; translated from the coding sequence ATGAAGTTATTGAAAGAGTTATCGGAATCGTTACAACCACAGCAAAAGTATCAATTATTGATTAATGGCCAATGGAGAGATGGTGCTTCGGGTAAGACCTTTACAAGTGTTAACCCAGCTACTGGTGAACAATTGGCAGTGTTAGCAGAAGCTGACCAAACTGATGTTGATTTAGCTGTAAAAAGTGCTTGGCAAGCTTTTCCAGCATGGAGTAAAACCTCTCCTGCTGAGCGTTCAGCATTATTATTAAAAGTTGCTGATTTATTAGAAAAAGAAACAGAACGTTTTGCTACTTTAGAAACATTAGATAATGGCAAACCTATTCGTGAAACAATGAATGTTGATGTGCCTGCTTCAGTAGATCATTTTCGTTATTTTGCAGGTGTAATTCGTGCTCAAAGTGATGAAGCAGATGTTATTGACGAAGATACATTAAGTATTGTTTTAAGTGAGCCTATTGGTGTTGTTGGGCAAATTATTCCTTGGAACTTCCCATTATTAATGGGCGCATGGAAAATAGCACCTGCACTAGCTGCAGGTAACTGTATTGTGATTAAGCCATCACGTGAAACTTCAATTTCTTTAATAGAATTAGCACGTGTGTTAAATGAAGTGTTACCGGCAGGTGTGGTGAATGTTTTAACAGGCTCTGGTGCAACTACTGGTCAGTATATGTTAGATCACGAAGGCTTTAGTAAGCTAGCCTTTACAGGTTCTACTGACATTGGTTATGACGTGGCTAAGGCTGCGGCTGAAAAATTAATCCCTGCTACTTTAGAGTTAGGTGGTAAGTCAGCAAATATTGTATTTGAAGATGCGCAAATGGATAAGGCTGTAGAAGGTGCAGCTATTGGTATTTTATTTAATCAAGGTCAAGTTTGTTGTGCGGGCTCTCGTTTATTAGTACAACGTTCTATTTATGATAAGTTTCTAGAGCAATTAAAGGCTAAATTTGAGTCTGTTAAAGTGGGAGATCCATTAGATCCTAATACACAAATGGGTTGTCAAATCAACGAGAAGCATATGAATAAAATTCTAAGTTTCGTTGGTGTGGGGACTAGTCAAGGGGCACGCTTATTAACAGGCGGTGAGCGTTTTGGTAATGAAGGAGCATTTGTTAAGCCAACAGCTATTGTAGATTGCAAGCCTGATATGAAAATTTCTTGTGAAGAGGTATTTGGCCCAGTATTAGCCGTAATTCCTTTCGATACTGAAGAAGAAGCAGTTAAAATTGCTAATGATTCTGAGTTTGGTTTAGGTGGTGCTGTATGGAGCCGTGATATTAACCGTGCTTTACGTGTGGCTAAGGGTGTAAGGACTGGTCGTATGTGGGTAAACTGTTATAATCAATTACCTGCTCATGCACCTTTTGGCGGTTATAAAAAATCAGGCATTGGTCGTGAAACACATAAGATGATATTGGAAGCGTATACTCAGAAGAAAAATATTTTTATTAGTACCTCTGAAAAACTCACTGGGCTATTCTAA
- a CDS encoding glycine zipper 2TM domain-containing protein, with protein sequence MDKSLIIGLVAGIGIASAAGALATFSIENNKVASNTEETQETMKLSESAKPQPNNISSNYAKVIAITPVTKTVKTPQQNCRNVTVTHQQPVKDEYRLIGTVAGAAIGGVLGNQVGGGNGKKVATVVGTVGGGLAGNKVQEHMQNNSTYTTTEKQCETTYESTEKPAGYEVKYSLNGTDHDIHMDYDPGSTIPVDNQGRLIIKR encoded by the coding sequence GTGGATAAATCATTGATTATTGGCTTAGTTGCAGGAATAGGAATTGCCAGTGCTGCTGGTGCACTAGCAACCTTTAGCATTGAAAATAACAAAGTTGCTTCAAATACCGAAGAAACACAAGAGACTATGAAACTCTCTGAATCTGCTAAACCTCAACCAAATAATATATCATCTAACTACGCAAAAGTTATTGCTATTACCCCTGTTACTAAAACAGTAAAAACACCCCAACAAAATTGTCGCAATGTCACAGTTACCCACCAACAACCAGTTAAAGATGAATATAGGCTTATAGGTACTGTCGCTGGTGCAGCAATTGGTGGTGTGTTAGGAAATCAAGTAGGAGGTGGTAATGGTAAAAAAGTAGCCACGGTAGTAGGTACGGTGGGTGGAGGCCTAGCAGGTAATAAAGTACAAGAACATATGCAAAATAATAGTACTTACACGACAACCGAAAAACAATGTGAAACCACCTATGAGAGCACTGAAAAGCCAGCTGGTTACGAGGTAAAATATTCTTTAAATGGAACTGACCACGATATCCATATGGATTATGATCCCGGCTCTACTATCCCAGTAGACAACCAAGGTCGTTTAATTATCAAGCGCTAA
- a CDS encoding aldo/keto reductase, with translation MQYHQLGKSDLNVSAIGLGCMGMSAFYGAYDQQKSIKTIHYALAQGINFLDTADMYGPLTNEQLISKAIAGKRQQVILATKFGIVYEDIDANKRVINGRPEYVIKSCEGSLQRLKTDVIDLYYLHRVDPDVPIEETVGAMAELVKQGKVRYLGLSEALPETIKRANQVHPITALQMEYSLWSRDAEGIILETCEQLGISFISYSPLGRGFLSGAIKSPDDFAEDDYRRTNPRFMGENFTKNIQLVKQLESFAKAKGYSAAQLALAWVLTSSYSITPIPGSRRIANLKENIEATKIKLSNEEYQLISDFFSSELVAGSRYGAEFAPETMQS, from the coding sequence ATGCAATATCATCAATTAGGTAAAAGTGATTTAAATGTTTCTGCTATAGGTCTAGGTTGTATGGGGATGAGTGCATTTTATGGTGCATATGATCAGCAAAAATCAATTAAAACGATTCATTATGCATTAGCGCAGGGCATTAATTTTTTAGATACTGCTGATATGTATGGACCACTCACCAATGAGCAGTTAATAAGTAAAGCTATTGCTGGTAAAAGACAGCAGGTTATCCTAGCAACTAAGTTTGGAATAGTTTACGAGGATATAGACGCTAATAAACGAGTAATAAATGGACGGCCAGAATATGTTATAAAAAGTTGCGAAGGCAGTTTGCAACGGTTAAAAACAGATGTTATTGATTTATATTATTTACATCGTGTTGATCCTGATGTTCCTATTGAAGAAACAGTAGGGGCAATGGCAGAGCTTGTTAAACAAGGCAAGGTAAGGTACTTGGGATTATCTGAAGCATTACCAGAAACCATAAAAAGGGCAAATCAAGTGCATCCTATTACTGCATTACAAATGGAATATTCATTGTGGAGTCGAGATGCAGAGGGAATAATTTTAGAAACTTGTGAGCAGTTAGGTATTAGTTTTATTAGTTATAGTCCTTTAGGGCGAGGCTTTTTATCAGGAGCTATTAAGAGTCCTGATGATTTTGCTGAAGATGATTATAGAAGGACGAATCCTCGTTTTATGGGAGAAAACTTTACAAAAAATATTCAATTGGTAAAACAATTAGAGAGTTTTGCCAAGGCTAAAGGTTACAGCGCTGCGCAATTAGCATTAGCGTGGGTACTTACTTCTTCTTACAGTATTACCCCTATTCCAGGCAGTCGAAGAATAGCGAATCTAAAGGAAAATATTGAAGCCACAAAAATTAAATTATCAAATGAAGAATATCAACTAATCAGTGACTTTTTCTCCTCAGAATTAGTGGCAGGTAGCCGCTATGGAGCGGAATTTGCTCCAGAAACAATGCAATCTTAA
- a CDS encoding carboxymuconolactone decarboxylase family protein yields the protein MIDGSAGEKVVASLKDIAPDFSNYLLEYPFGDIYARPNLDLRSREIATIAALTAMGNAQPQLKVHIEAALNVGVKPEEIIEVMMQMSVYAGFPAALNGLNVTKQVFQERQIVLSNK from the coding sequence ATGATAGATGGTAGTGCAGGAGAAAAGGTTGTTGCATCACTAAAAGATATTGCTCCAGATTTTAGTAATTATTTATTGGAATATCCTTTTGGCGATATTTATGCGAGACCTAATTTGGATTTGCGTAGTAGGGAAATAGCAACTATTGCAGCACTTACTGCCATGGGAAATGCGCAGCCACAGTTAAAAGTCCATATTGAAGCTGCATTAAATGTCGGTGTTAAACCTGAAGAAATTATTGAAGTAATGATGCAGATGTCTGTATATGCAGGATTCCCCGCGGCCTTAAATGGTTTGAATGTCACTAAGCAAGTCTTTCAAGAGCGTCAAATAGTTTTAAGTAATAAATAA
- a CDS encoding LysR family transcriptional regulator, whose protein sequence is MRTDINISLQYFCIVAQLKSFTKAAQQLNLSPSALSQAIQQLENRLDLKLLHRSTRSISLTEAGQQLYSRIQPTLDEIQYAIEEVKQKHRIPSGTIRVMTSYIAWKALLYPLLNDFTDKYPSIGLDIQINDGLSDIVMEGYDIGIRSSRTLSQSMIAIPLGSPIKSCVVANPQYLNSCGIPTKPEDIYQHSCIGYRFITSQQLYPWQFSKDNQQIILHPNHQFIVNNEAALIQLAIAGKGLAYVFEEATITEAIQNELLVKVLTDWQTSDTQYYLYYPNRKFLPARLRAFINFFKTIN, encoded by the coding sequence ATGCGTACCGATATTAATATTTCTCTGCAATACTTTTGCATAGTGGCTCAACTAAAAAGCTTTACTAAAGCAGCGCAACAGCTCAACTTATCACCATCCGCTTTAAGCCAAGCCATTCAGCAATTAGAAAATCGTTTAGATTTAAAATTACTACATCGAAGCACCCGCTCAATTAGCTTAACAGAAGCAGGTCAGCAACTTTACTCTCGCATTCAGCCAACATTAGATGAAATTCAATATGCAATTGAAGAAGTAAAACAAAAGCACCGTATCCCTTCTGGCACAATTAGAGTCATGACCTCTTATATCGCTTGGAAAGCTCTACTCTATCCATTATTAAATGATTTTACTGACAAGTATCCTTCCATTGGGCTAGATATTCAGATCAATGATGGTTTAAGTGATATTGTTATGGAGGGTTATGATATTGGTATTCGTTCTTCTCGAACATTAAGCCAATCTATGATAGCCATTCCTTTAGGTAGTCCCATTAAATCTTGTGTTGTAGCTAATCCACAGTATTTGAATAGCTGTGGAATACCTACAAAACCTGAAGATATCTACCAACATAGCTGTATTGGTTATCGCTTTATTACCAGCCAACAACTGTATCCTTGGCAATTTAGCAAAGATAACCAACAAATAATCTTACATCCCAACCATCAATTTATTGTTAACAATGAGGCAGCTCTTATACAACTAGCCATTGCTGGTAAAGGCTTAGCTTATGTCTTTGAAGAAGCAACCATCACAGAAGCCATACAGAACGAACTACTCGTTAAAGTACTAACTGATTGGCAAACAAGCGACACACAATATTACTTGTATTATCCAAATCGCAAATTCTTACCTGCCAGACTAAGAGCATTCATTAACTTTTTTAAAACTATTAATTGA
- the trpB gene encoding tryptophan synthase subunit beta, with product MSSSYNAPDAKGLFGPFGGRYVAETLMPLILDLDKEYTAAKNDPAFLEELAYFQKDYVGRPSPLYFAERLTEYCGGAQIYLKREELNHTGAHKINNCIGQILLAKRMGKTRIIAETGAGMHGVASATVAARFGLPCTVYMGSTDIDRQQPNVFRMKLLGAEVIPVQSGTGTLKDAMNEALRDWVTNVADTFYLIGTVAGPHPYPAMVRDFQAVIGKETKQQMLEKQGRLPDSVVACVGGGSNAMGIFHPFINDKNVQLIGVEAGGHGVNTNKHAASLTGGKPGVLHGNRTYLLQNNDGQIIDAHSISAGLDYPGIGPEHSWLHEIKRAEYIAINDDEAMEAFQTCCRLEGIIPALESAHALAEAIKRAPTLPKDHLMVVNLSGRGDKDMQTVMSYIKEHQL from the coding sequence ATGTCTTCATCGTATAACGCGCCTGATGCCAAAGGCTTATTTGGCCCTTTTGGTGGTCGTTATGTTGCTGAAACTTTAATGCCATTGATTTTAGATTTGGATAAAGAATATACAGCAGCCAAAAATGACCCTGCATTTCTAGAAGAATTAGCTTATTTTCAAAAAGATTATGTAGGTAGACCTAGTCCACTTTATTTTGCTGAACGTTTAACTGAATACTGTGGTGGTGCGCAAATTTATCTTAAACGTGAAGAACTTAATCACACAGGTGCACATAAGATCAATAACTGTATTGGTCAAATACTGTTAGCCAAGCGTATGGGTAAAACACGTATTATTGCAGAAACGGGTGCGGGCATGCATGGCGTAGCTTCAGCAACTGTAGCTGCTCGCTTTGGATTACCTTGTACGGTTTATATGGGCTCTACTGATATTGACCGCCAGCAACCTAATGTATTTCGTATGAAATTACTTGGTGCAGAAGTTATTCCTGTGCAATCAGGTACAGGTACACTTAAAGATGCCATGAATGAAGCGCTACGTGATTGGGTAACTAATGTAGCAGATACTTTTTACCTGATTGGCACAGTAGCTGGCCCTCATCCCTATCCAGCCATGGTTCGTGATTTTCAAGCAGTTATTGGTAAAGAAACAAAACAACAAATGTTAGAAAAACAAGGTCGTTTACCTGATAGTGTCGTGGCTTGTGTAGGTGGCGGCTCAAATGCTATGGGTATTTTCCACCCCTTTATTAATGATAAAAATGTTCAATTAATTGGTGTAGAAGCAGGTGGTCACGGTGTTAATACTAATAAGCATGCTGCCAGCCTAACTGGTGGTAAGCCAGGTGTTTTACATGGTAATCGCACCTATTTATTACAAAATAATGATGGTCAAATTATTGATGCTCATTCTATTTCTGCTGGACTTGATTATCCTGGCATTGGCCCTGAACACTCATGGTTACATGAAATAAAACGTGCTGAATATATTGCTATTAATGATGATGAAGCAATGGAAGCGTTTCAAACTTGTTGTCGTCTGGAAGGTATTATTCCTGCACTTGAGTCTGCTCATGCATTAGCCGAGGCAATAAAGCGAGCCCCTACATTACCTAAAGATCACCTAATGGTTGTAAATCTTTCAGGACGTGGTGATAAAGATATGCAAACTGTAATGAGCTATATTAAGGAACATCAATTATGA
- the trpA gene encoding tryptophan synthase subunit alpha: MNRIVNCFAKLKQKNQAALVTFITAGDPDYQTSLSLLQQLPAAGADIIELGMPFTDPMADGPTIQKASLRALANGQNLAKTLEMVTAFRQQNQTTPIVLMGYFNPIHHYGVDRFTKDAANAGVDGLIIVDLPAEHDSDLCTPAQAVGIDFIRLTTPTTDDKRLPQALNNSSGFVYYVSVAGITGAGSATEEQITEAITRLHRHTSLPICVGFGIKTPEQARVIAKLADGVVVGSALVNQIEQAKSKQQAIDAVLKLCNELSTAIKQVSR; the protein is encoded by the coding sequence ATGAATCGTATAGTTAATTGTTTTGCTAAACTTAAACAAAAAAACCAAGCCGCATTGGTTACCTTTATAACTGCTGGTGATCCTGATTACCAAACATCTTTAAGTCTACTTCAACAATTACCTGCTGCTGGCGCTGATATTATTGAACTGGGAATGCCTTTTACTGACCCAATGGCAGATGGTCCAACCATTCAAAAAGCCTCATTACGCGCTTTAGCAAATGGTCAAAATCTAGCAAAGACCCTTGAAATGGTTACAGCATTTCGTCAGCAAAACCAGACAACACCTATTGTGCTTATGGGATACTTTAATCCTATTCATCATTATGGTGTAGATCGTTTTACTAAAGATGCTGCTAATGCAGGTGTAGATGGTTTAATTATCGTTGATCTACCAGCAGAACACGACAGTGATCTTTGTACTCCTGCACAAGCAGTAGGTATAGATTTTATTCGTTTAACCACACCAACCACTGATGATAAACGCCTTCCACAAGCATTAAATAATAGTTCAGGGTTTGTTTACTACGTTTCTGTAGCAGGTATTACGGGAGCAGGTAGTGCTACTGAAGAACAGATTACTGAAGCAATAACTAGACTTCATAGACATACTTCATTGCCCATTTGTGTTGGCTTTGGTATAAAAACACCTGAACAAGCCAGAGTTATTGCTAAATTAGCTGACGGTGTAGTAGTAGGCTCGGCCTTAGTAAACCAAATTGAACAAGCTAAGAGTAAACAACAAGCAATTGATGCGGTATTAAAGCTTTGTAATGAATTATCAACAGCCATAAAACAAGTTAGCAGATAA
- a CDS encoding pilin, producing MMKKANQGFTLIETMIVIAIIGILAAIAVPMYRDYITRAKLAEAFSIASGLKSRVVESYSLKQTCPVNTGAANQGVLLPTDYATNIIQEITVTTGISGCDINVKIRSDAALVSSVRGKTISLQLAAGSSSGAFSWDCITDMSVGDTGKYLPSICHR from the coding sequence ATGATGAAGAAAGCAAACCAAGGCTTTACATTGATCGAAACAATGATAGTTATTGCTATTATTGGCATTTTAGCTGCTATAGCCGTGCCGATGTATCGGGATTATATTACACGTGCAAAGTTAGCAGAAGCGTTTTCGATAGCTTCAGGATTAAAAAGCCGTGTTGTTGAATCTTATTCATTAAAGCAAACTTGTCCAGTTAATACTGGTGCTGCTAATCAAGGTGTTTTGTTACCAACAGATTATGCAACCAATATTATACAAGAGATTACTGTAACAACAGGCATAAGTGGTTGTGATATTAATGTAAAAATCAGATCTGATGCAGCATTAGTATCCTCTGTGAGAGGTAAGACAATCAGTTTACAGTTAGCTGCTGGTAGCTCTTCAGGAGCATTTTCTTGGGATTGTATAACTGATATGTCAGTAGGTGATACTGGAAAGTATTTACCAAGCATTTGTCATCGATAG
- a CDS encoding efflux transporter outer membrane subunit, whose product MICQSCSRFLLVMMILGLPACTVGPDFIKPKNTNQEEQWRSARQDVNSIPIETTITNQWWQLFNDPIMSSLIERAVSSNLDIKMAVNRLSQSRAIGKVVGSDQYPNLGMGLDYSRQRRSQKGLNDPSGNSGKESFNLWDFGLSIAWELDLWGKIRRQVEVANANIEVAENDQYAVQLAIVAETADNYIELRGVQATLEITKQNLDIANKALKLSKIRFEEGVSTQLDISQAATQVASIQAQIPVLEAKQVELINELSLLLAEPPYQLQKELILKQDIPNPPHTLPVGLPSELAERRPDIRQASATLHAATANIGVAKANFYPSINLLGNLGTEAYSFNYLGHWDAHQFNIGPSIYLPIFEGGRLTGTLELKEEQAKEAAINYQKIVLQAWHEVENSLVSFQANQQQRTSLDQAVLHSRDALKYAGQQYKEGTIDYLHVLTTQQALLDNQQKQIASTTAVSLTMVSIYKALGGGWSINN is encoded by the coding sequence ATGATTTGTCAATCTTGTAGCCGCTTTTTATTAGTAATGATGATACTTGGTTTACCTGCTTGCACAGTAGGTCCTGACTTTATTAAACCTAAAAATACGAACCAAGAAGAGCAATGGCGTTCTGCTAGACAGGATGTTAATAGCATACCTATTGAAACCACCATTACTAACCAGTGGTGGCAATTATTTAATGATCCAATAATGAGCTCTTTAATAGAAAGAGCTGTTAGTAGTAATTTAGATATAAAAATGGCAGTTAACCGTCTTTCGCAAAGTAGGGCAATAGGAAAAGTTGTTGGGAGTGATCAATACCCTAATTTAGGTATGGGGTTGGATTATAGTCGACAACGGCGCAGTCAGAAGGGATTAAATGATCCTTCAGGCAATTCTGGTAAAGAGAGCTTTAACCTTTGGGATTTTGGGTTGAGTATTGCTTGGGAGCTAGATTTATGGGGTAAGATCAGACGACAAGTTGAAGTAGCTAATGCTAATATTGAAGTGGCTGAAAATGATCAATATGCTGTGCAACTAGCTATTGTTGCTGAAACCGCTGATAACTATATTGAGCTGCGTGGTGTGCAAGCTACTTTAGAGATCACAAAACAAAACCTAGACATAGCCAACAAAGCATTAAAACTTTCTAAGATTCGTTTTGAAGAAGGTGTTTCAACCCAACTAGATATTTCTCAAGCCGCTACTCAAGTGGCTAGTATACAGGCACAAATACCTGTACTAGAAGCTAAGCAGGTAGAATTAATCAATGAGCTTAGTTTGTTGTTAGCAGAACCTCCTTATCAATTACAGAAAGAACTAATACTTAAACAAGATATTCCAAATCCACCACATACCTTGCCTGTCGGTTTACCTTCTGAATTGGCTGAGCGTCGGCCTGATATTAGACAAGCCAGTGCTACATTACATGCAGCAACTGCGAATATAGGGGTGGCTAAAGCTAACTTTTATCCTAGTATAAACTTGCTAGGTAATTTGGGTACAGAAGCTTACAGTTTCAACTACTTAGGCCATTGGGATGCTCATCAATTTAATATTGGCCCTAGTATTTATTTACCAATTTTTGAAGGTGGACGTTTAACAGGAACTTTAGAATTAAAAGAAGAACAAGCAAAAGAAGCAGCAATTAATTATCAAAAAATAGTATTACAAGCATGGCATGAAGTTGAGAATAGTTTAGTAAGTTTTCAAGCAAACCAACAACAAAGAACTTCTCTAGATCAAGCAGTATTACATAGTCGGGATGCATTGAAATATGCAGGTCAACAATATAAAGAAGGTACTATTGATTATTTGCACGTATTAACTACTCAGCAAGCTTTATTGGATAATCAACAAAAACAAATAGCTAGTACAACAGCCGTTTCATTAACCATGGTTAGTATTTATAAAGCATTAGGAGGAGGATGGTCTATTAATAATTAA
- a CDS encoding HlyD family secretion protein produces the protein MTEVLYKKSRLIIFSILVVGIIFYSIYLVFIKSNVIETTNNAYVRADFTRIAPKISGFIDQVLVEDNQVVKAGQVVVHIDDHDYQVALQAAQADLSIAKAQLQEAKAQLEEQQAIIKQAEAVVNSAQAEHSFAKRELIRHQHLAKQGAGSVQNAQQAESQIKVAYANLLKAQAALIATKNQIAVLEAKEAAAQGHIKQAEATVAKVELQLSYTNIVSPIDGVVGHRTVRIGNYVTPGTQLMAIVPINDIYIVANFQETQLAHVSPKQPVSISVDTFGQTIYGKVESIAPATGLTFADIAPDNATGNFTKVVQRIPVKIVLDKNQPLVKLLRVGMSVEASIDTSSYKEAK, from the coding sequence ATGACGGAAGTTCTTTATAAAAAAAGTCGTTTGATTATTTTTTCCATTTTAGTTGTAGGAATAATTTTTTATTCTATTTATCTTGTGTTTATTAAATCTAATGTGATTGAAACAACAAATAATGCTTATGTAAGAGCTGATTTTACAAGAATCGCTCCTAAAATATCAGGCTTTATTGATCAAGTATTGGTAGAAGATAACCAAGTAGTTAAAGCAGGGCAGGTAGTTGTTCATATTGATGACCATGACTATCAAGTGGCATTACAAGCGGCCCAAGCAGATTTATCCATTGCAAAAGCTCAATTACAAGAAGCTAAGGCACAATTAGAAGAGCAACAAGCTATTATTAAACAAGCTGAAGCAGTTGTTAACTCAGCTCAGGCTGAGCATTCTTTTGCCAAGCGAGAGCTCATTAGACATCAGCATTTAGCTAAGCAAGGTGCAGGTTCTGTACAAAATGCTCAACAAGCAGAGTCACAAATTAAAGTAGCTTATGCTAACTTATTAAAAGCACAAGCAGCATTAATTGCTACAAAGAATCAGATAGCTGTATTAGAGGCAAAAGAAGCAGCTGCACAAGGCCATATAAAACAGGCTGAAGCTACTGTGGCAAAAGTAGAATTACAACTTTCCTATACTAATATTGTGAGTCCTATAGATGGAGTAGTGGGACATCGAACTGTTCGTATTGGTAATTATGTAACACCAGGAACACAATTAATGGCTATTGTGCCTATTAATGATATTTATATTGTAGCTAATTTTCAGGAAACTCAGTTAGCTCATGTATCACCTAAGCAACCTGTTAGTATTTCTGTAGATACTTTTGGTCAAACTATTTATGGTAAGGTAGAGAGTATAGCACCTGCGACAGGTTTAACTTTTGCTGATATTGCTCCTGATAATGCTACAGGAAATTTTACTAAGGTTGTACAGCGGATACCTGTAAAAATTGTATTAGATAAAAATCAACCATTAGTGAAGTTGTTACGTGTTGGTATGTCAGTTGAAGCTAGTATTGATACTAGTAGTTATAAGGAGGCTAAATGA